The Nicotiana tabacum cultivar K326 chromosome 14, ASM71507v2, whole genome shotgun sequence genome contains a region encoding:
- the LOC107773900 gene encoding polyubiquitin-like, with amino-acid sequence MAAEADPGLEKDGCTTENSSFAKMEPNMKRLRTAVEEDDENEEITIYLRVTKTVALKVKESDSIGNVKALLHDKEGVPERLQQLFSEDNRLMEEQKLVDYGIRKNSTVYAYVEDSVPVMLYVKRPYAKGTIKVNSMIYETIQDVKARIAAKEGINSDEFSLFHDGKFIEDDKTLAFHNIDDGSTLHIVLNPKDKFLIPVVMPTYEIIQIEVKVTLFVRDVKTVIESKVSQSMDDMDLFLGKKKLEDLKELYQYDIKEDSLLQVVPRIIQIVIKKVNGQYITLDVHKHELVKNVKGMIQNKLGIPVHLQGLLFAGKSLADSRDLASYNIENDSTLHLNDRN; translated from the exons ATGGCAgcagaggcggacccaggattaGAGAAAGACGGGTGCACCACA GAGAATTCAAGCTTTGCAAAAATGGAACCGAACATGAAGCGATTGAGAACAGCtgtagaagaagatgatgaaaacGAAGAG ATAACTATATACTTGAGAGTCACTAAAACGGTCGCCTTAAAAGTTAAGGAATCAGATAGTATTGGAAATGTCAAAGCGTTACTACACGATAAGGAGGGCGTACCTGAACGTCTTCAGCAGCTTTTCTCAGAAGATAATCGGCTAATGGAGGAACAGAAGCTAGTCGATTATGGCATTCGCAAAAACTCCACCGTTTATGCTTATGTTGAAGATTCAGTCCCCGTGATGTTATACGTAAAGAGACCCTACGCAAAAGGTACAATTAAGGTTAATTCAATGATTTATGAAACTATCCAGGATGTCAAAGCTAGGATTGCGGCCAAAGAAGGAATAAACTCGGACGAATTCTCTCTTTTTCATGATGGAAAGTTTATTGAAGATGACAAAACCTTAGCATTTCACAATATTGATGATGGATCAACCCTTCATATTGTGCTCAATCCTAAAGACAAGTTTCTTATTCCTGTCGTAATGCCAACTTACGAAATCATACAAATAGAAGTCAAGGTTACTTTATTTGTTCGCGATGTTAAAACAGTTATTGAGAGCAAAGTTAGCCAGTCAATGGATGATATGGATCTGTTTTTGGGAAAAAAGAAACTGGaagatttgaaggaattatatcaGTATGATATCAAAGAAGACTCCCTCTTACAAGTGGTACCTAGAATAATACAGATCGTTATCAAGAAAGTGAATGGTCAATATATAACTCTCGACGTGCACAAGCACGAGTTGGTCAAGAATGTGAAGGgcatgattcaaaataagctaGGAATACCAGTTCATCTGCAAGGTCTTTTGTTTGCGGGGAAAAGTTTAGCTGATTCCCGGGATTTAGCTAGCTACAATATTGAAAATGACTCGACTCTCCATTTGAATGATCGCAATTAA